Genomic window (Ananas comosus cultivar F153 linkage group 1, ASM154086v1, whole genome shotgun sequence):
AAAGAAAGTGGGTAAGGGAGGCCATGTGTTTCACCTCGTTTAGTACACTACTTTGACGGTCAAAGTTTCGGCAAGGGGTGCGTTCACCAAGATAAGAACTCGTCCTATCTTAACctcttctcactctctctctctagggcatTAGAAATAAATAACTAGTCTTTGTACTGgcttagaagagagagagagagccataGAGagccaaaaagagagagagagagagagagagagagagagagagagagggtatgATTATTTCTCGAGGAGGATCCTAAGAATGGGAGGGGTGGGGGAGGAGTGTTagctagggtttagggttaattACCTATTTATCCGATTTGTAGGGGGCTTGGGGAATGAAAACAAACCCTAGATATAGCTGAGACCCGGAAGACAAGGGTTCGTGTCCTCCTACGGGGCGCAGGGTAGCATGCACCATCATCCTTACCCTTTccatttattacttttttattcatttctttAATACTAACATTTCTTGCTAGTCTCTTTGGCTcttacgagagagagagagagagagagagagagagagagggggggggagggggggggggNNNNNNNNNNNNNNNNNNNNNNNNNNNNNNNNNNNNNNNNNNNNNNNNNNNNNNNNNNNNNNNNNNNNNNNNNNNNNNNNNNNNNNNNNNNNNNNNNNNNNNNNNNNNNNNNNNNNNNNNNNNNNNNNNNNNNNNNNNNNNNNNNNNNNNNNNNNNNNNNNNNNNNNNNNNNNNNNNNNNNNNNNNNNNNNNNNNNNNNNNNNNNNNNNNNNNNNNNNNNNNNNNNNNNNNNNNNNNNNNNNNNNNNNNNNNNNNNNNNNNNNNNNNNNNNNNNNNNNNNNNNNNNNNNNNNNNNNNNNNNNNNNNNNNNNNNNNNNNNNNNNNNNNNNNNNNNNNNNNNNNNNNNNNNNNNNNNNNNNNNNNNNNNNNNNNNNNNNNNNNNNNNNNNNNNNNNNNNNNNNNNNNNNNNNNNNNNNNNNNNNNNNNNNNNNNNNNNNNNNNNNNNNNNNNNNNNNNNNNNNNNNNNNNNNNNNNNNNNNNNNNNNNNNNNNNNNNNNNNNNNNNNNGTAGTAGgccaaaagaaagataaatgaAAATGTGCAGGGGTGGGTGTGGTTTGTACATTTTTGTTACACCTTATTTAGTTGTCAGAGTCCATCGTCTATACGCGCACGTGTGCTTGCAGAGTTGGATTAAAAATGGACAGTATCTATAGCAGTTTGGTCGAAAAGATCTATTGGACTATGTTTCTGCATGCaccattttgaaataatatttagtggacatgaaatttgataaatGTATGTCTCTACTTATAGAATATATAGCTTATCTTAGAAACTTTTCACGAAAAAAGAAGAACTTATTATGGAGAGAGAGTTAATTGGGTNCCAAATCCCCAGAAAACGACCTTAACCTTACTCTATATAACAAGTCTATCAAATATTATGACAAGTATTTTcctacagtatatatatatatatatatatatatatatatatatatatatatatatatatatatatttttttttttataggttGGAGCATATAGTCAATGACAAAATTCTCTACTTTATCAATTTCTTGATTTATATTGATGATGCtagtttgtattttttattttgttgggcAAAACACAGAAACATAGCAATAAAATCTCTTAGAAATATTTTCGCAAAAATAACTCTCCTAACCAACTGTGGTACCGATTAGAGTTACTCATATATTGATATGTTTACTAACTTGAAGTTGATTTACGGTGTGTCTTCACAACATATGTGCAATATGAACTTCATAGTTTGCATCAAATGTTTTACAAAATACTGACACAACTTAAACTGATAAAAAATGTGGATTTGAAGTGAAAAACTGATGCACAGTACAAAAGTTTTTCGCCATGAAACAAATGTTTCTTTTAACAAGGTATTTAGATTTGAATAGTGTAGCTTAGTGTGATGATCTATAAGTACGTGGCTTTCATTTTGCAAGTTCCATCATATACTTCAAAATATAGTGCTTTTTAAATTCACTCGaataacagtaaaaaaaaagaaaaagaaaagagagaacttGAAATTATAGGCAAAATGAATATTATGAATATCATAATTCTTTTATTGCTAGATAGTCCTACCACCAGTTTCCCTTTCtcattattcattttatttttaatatttcagctAAGATGTGTAGGTGGGAGCAACTGAGGTAGAACAAGTTTTGAGTCTTCTTGGTGGTCAAAGATATATAAATATCCACTATTTGGTGATCATACAAATGATTCTTTCTCTTAGATAGTCAGATTCTTCTGTCTCCAGCCTCTCCAGTCTCCTCAAACCTCATTGCACCTCTCCCTCTACCCCTCTCCCACAGTGTAATCTGCttatttgcttcttcttcctcctcaacaATGGCTTTTTTCgcctcttcttccttccttctccCATGAGATCGAATAAGTTGATCATTCTCCAGTATTGTATTTATCTTTTTACCCCACATCTAGATCAGTCTCATTATTCCTGTCACAGTTTCTGTCCAACTTTTCCCCTAGCTTCCAATCCATATTAATGGCCTCCATGAACAACTGGTTAGCCTTCTCTCTCACCCCACAGGATCAGCTCAATCCGACTTCCCAGCCAACCCACCCCACCGACTCACCGCCCGCCGCTGTTGCTCGATTCATCACGGGCGACGACGTCCCCAGCGACTGTTACGGTCTCTCTGCCGACACCGCCTCGGAGCCTCCTCTTGCTATCCCAACCTTAATTAGGCCGGATGCATCTTACGGGATCTTGGAGGATTTCAACAGGAACAACCATCAACCCCAAGGTCACAAATTTATCACAACATCTTGAGCAAACCCTAATTTAGCCTTGCTCCTCTTAGTCATATATCAAATCTATTCACTCTTTGAATTGTGTCTCCTCTTAATCGTTCGATGATCACAGATTGGAACATGAAGGGTTTGGACTTCAAAGGGGGATCGTCTGAGCTATCAATGCTCGTCGGATCAAGCAGTATCAAGAATAGTAATAATATGGCTGATGGTGATGTGCCGAAGCTAGAAGATTTCCTCGGAGGGAACTCTTTCGCCGACCACGACCATCAGAAGATCTCTAGTGGTCTCCCTGGGAACTATGATAGTTCTTCTGGTGCATACTTGTTCTCTAACTCCTTTCTCCAAGTTACTGATACTGCAATGGTAACGACATCTAATGGAGGTTTAATGAGTGGCACCAATGGTGGTACCAACACCAGCACCATTGGGCTTTCGATGATCAAGACATGGCTCCGAAACCACCCGGCCCCGTCGCAGCAGCCGGAAAATAATAAGGGCAACATTGATGTGGGTGACTGTGGTGGGGGAGCAACGGTAGGGAACATTAATGGGGGATCGGCTAATTCGCAGAGCCTATCGCTTTCCATGAGCATGGGCTCGCAGTCGAGCTCGGCATTGCCGCTCGTCACGGTGGGAGCGAGTGGAGGTGGCGAGAGCTCGTCATCGGAGGGTAAGCAGAAGGCGAGTGGGGGCGGACTTGATGCACAAACTGGTGCAATAGAAACAGCTCCTAggaaatcaattgatactttcGGGCAGAGGACTTCGATCTATCGCGGCGTTACAAGGTGTGTTAATTTGCATCTACCGAAAACTATCTCATCTTCTTAAGAAATGAAAATACGTTCAATTTGCCGAGTGATCATTCCTTCGACGAAACCACTCGAACTTTTAGCAAATAATGAATATTACTTTAATTGGTATGATTTAttcttttcaactttttttatccttttattcTTTGGTTGATTCGCTGATCATTTCACCCTCTTGTTCATTCGTCTTCGGGAAATCGGGCTCTTCGACAATAATTATACCCTGAATGAAATCTTTTCTTCTATTGTGgtccatatatatagagtgtatTTAATAGTGATTTATCGGTGATTAGGAGATGGAGAGCTAGTTCTAAGTTCCTGAAACCTGCTCATCAGATGACATAATATTGACAAATGAAAAGTATTATTCTGCACTCAGTATACATCTTGATCTTCCCTTTTTCGCAATCAAGTATCACAATGGCTTCctttcaaaggaaaaaaaaaaaaaacacacagtTTCAACAATCAGTTCAATTTTTTGCCCTTTGATCTTATTTCAGGCATAGATGGACAGGGAGGTATGAGGCTCATCTTTGGGACAACAGTTGCAGAAAAGAAGGCCAATCCCGCAAGGGCAGGCAAGGTAATGAAGGAGTTTTGTGTTGCACACTTGCACTACATATCTTCTTTAATTCATCCTAATATTCACTGATCATTTTGCATTTTCTGTTATCTTCCACCATCTTGGGTACCTTGGATTAATGGGAATGCGACTACTCCATGCAGTCTATTTGGGTAagcatcaagaaaaaaaaaatccttaatCCTTTCATCTATACGGAATTATATGGTCTCTCGTTTACTTGATACAAGGCCTCTTTTGAAGCTCTTTAGCCAAAGATacaattaagtaattaatagTTATTACATTCTTGGTGTAAGCTGACACATTCCTTGtttgaaaatttgataattagGTGGTTATGACAAAGAAGATAAAGCAGCTAGAGCTTACGATTTGGCTGCTCTCAAGTACTGGGGTCCTACTACTACAACAAACTTCCCAGTATGTTAGTTATTTTTGGCCTCTAtatactagaaaaaaaaaaaaaatctctttttggTTCTTTTATACTTTGGTGGTGATCAGTTCATTAGTTTAGGGCTTTCTTCTGCATATTTCAGGTAAGTAACTACGAAAAGGAGCTCGAGGAGATGAAGCACATGACTAGGCAGGAATATGTTGCATCCCTGAGAAGGTATACTCATTGATCCTATATATGGTCGATTTCAATCGATTCGATTAAGTGAAATGAAAGGACCATTTGCCTGATGGCACTTCATTAATTTCTGGATTTGAATGCAGGAAGAGCAGTGGATTTTCTCGAGGGGCATCTATCTATCGCGGAGTAACTAGGTATGCTTGTTCAGTCGATTTATTTGTTGGTTTCGAGTAGCATTTTCGATTCATTCTTATTGGTTTTTCAGCGGATTACGCGGATAATGAACTTTTTAATGTATAGCACCGAAAAAGTTGCTTAAATTTTGACCACTTTGATTTATGTTATATTTAATCTGGTATTATAGTAAGCATCAGAAGTTGAATGCAACTCGAATCTAATTCACGGCACCATTCCATTAATTCTCGAGATAATTAAACAGTGTAGTTTCTTAGTGCATTAATTAgctgttgcttcttcttctactttaaTAATTATAGGCATCACCAGCATGGGAGATGGCAAGCAAGGATAGGGAGGGTTGCAGGGAACAAGGATCTCTATCTGGGCACTTTCAGTAAGTTCATTTAAGCTTCTTGGGTACTTTATTAAttgctttctcttcttttcttttttttttttgttcttattattttaattttaagtagtGCAATCTACAAATCAATTAATATTCAGCAGAGATTCTGCACGCACTGGCATAATCAATTTTTAATAGCCATAACCAGTTCAAATTACTGACCTTTTTGTACCTTTTTGAGTTCAACTTTGAAGATGTCTCTAAACCCTGGAGCACGAAGTCAacacgaaagaaaaaaaaaaaaacaccttaCCTTAATGCTTGCTTCCCATTAATTTCCAggaaatgtgtgtgtgtgtgtgtgtgtgtgtgtatatatatatatatatgtaacacaTGCGTCGCAGTACTAGCTACATAGTGATCATGATCAGGAGCCCCAGCTAAACTCTTATGTATTCTCTCGTTCCACGTAGGTACCCAAGAGGAGGCCGCGGAGGCGTACGACATCGCGGCGATAAAGTTCCGTGGGCTGAACGCAGTCACCAACTTTGACATGAGCCGCTACGACGTGAAGAGCATCCTCGAGGGCAGCACCCTCCCGATCGGTGCAGCTGCGAAGCGTCTCAAGGAGCAGCAGGCATCGGAGAACGGGGGGGAGGCCAGTGTGAACGGGCGGATGAGGACTGCCGCCGAAGTTGACGACCACCGCCACCAGCTCATGACCGACGCATTCAGCGCCTACACCtcccagcagcagcagcagcaccaccaccaccacggcGGATGGCCGACCATCGCCTTCCAACAGCCCCAGCCCTTGGGCTTCCACGGCCACTATCCGTACGggcaagctagggtttggtgcAAG
Coding sequences:
- the LOC109713753 gene encoding AP2-like ethylene-responsive transcription factor BBM; translation: MASMNNWLAFSLTPQDQLNPTSQPTHPTDSPPAAVARFITGDDVPSDCYGLSADTASEPPLAIPTLIRPDASYGILEDFNRNNHQPQDWNMKGLDFKGGSSELSMLVGSSSIKNSNNMADGDVPKLEDFLGGNSFADHDHQKISSGLPGNYDSSSGAYLFSNSFLQVTDTAMVTTSNGGLMSGTNGGTNTSTIGLSMIKTWLRNHPAPSQQPENNKATVGNINGGSANSQSLSLSMSMGSQSSSALPLVTVGASGGGESSSSEGKQKASGGGLDAQTGAIETAPRKSIDTFGQRTSIYRGVTRHRWTGRYEAHLWDNSCRKEGQSRKGRQGGYDKEDKAARAYDLAALKYWGPTTTTNFPVSNYEKELEEMKHMTRQEYVASLRRKSSGFSRGASIYRGVTRHHQHGRWQARIGRVAGNKDLYLGTFSTQEEAAEAYDIAAIKFRGLNAVTNFDMSRYDVKSILEGSTLPIGAAAKRLKEQQASENGGEASLMTDAFSAYTSQQQQQHHHHHGGWPTIAFQQPQPLGFHGHYPYGQARVWCKQEQDAAAAHSLQDFHQLHLSSTTTHNFLQPAAAAAAALHNLISLDSSSLEHSTGSNSIIYNNNGNVSASSGSYHGVVGDGHGGGFMVPISTVVADHQSHHATAANQGSCTISSFGDVDEGKHMLYHENMFGNDPDPYAASRNSFYLSQNSLLAVGNNNWMSSTAAAAAASTQAVASTQAVASRANNNNMAVCNNGGAPLFTVWNDA